Genomic DNA from Phyllostomus discolor isolate MPI-MPIP mPhyDis1 chromosome 12, mPhyDis1.pri.v3, whole genome shotgun sequence:
ACAGCAGGGTTGTGGCTACTGAGGGGACAGCAAATACAGTGCAGAGGAGACCGGGGTTATTCGTATCTGAAATTGACATGGCCTTCTGGGTGCCTAATAATGAAGTGAAGGTCAGAGGTCGGCTGGGAGGACTGCAGCTCTTCATAGGGCTTTCCCCGGCTGTGGGACCCGTCAGAGGATGGCGCTGTGCTGGATGGTGTTTGAGTTTCTCGAGCACTCTCTTTGGGTGCCGTGGGTCGCCCACTGGGTGAGTGGAGAGAGTTGCCTGTGAAGCAGGGCAGGGCCGTAGcagagctgtgggggtgggacTGTGGGGACCCAAGGTGTTAGAGGGTAGGGTGTGCACAGTGTTGTGCACACGTGTAGGTTGTGTGAGTTGATGGCtccaaggccctggggtgggaccAGGTGAAGAAGCCCACTTTTGCTGAGTTTAGCAGGTACAGTCTGAGAGACTCTGGGGCAATTGctctgcaggagggaggaggccctGCAGGTATGGCCCACAGCTTGAATGAGGTCTGTGTGTCCCCACTGCCTGTTGCTGAGGGCTGTGCACAGTCATTAGGGGACTGTAAGAGGTGAGCAGACATCCCTGTCACCAGGACCTAGTATCTCCTCTGATTGGGGGAGCCTTGGAGGAGGATGAACAGGCTGAAGATGTGAGGTGGTAGACTGAGATTCTCAGAAAGACAAAGCTTATGGTTTCCTTTGTCCCCATCTTGACAGGCCAGTGTGACCTTTGAGGACGTTGCTGTGCACTTCTCCTGGGAGGAATGGAGGCTGCttgatgaggctcagagacaccTGTACCTcgatgtgatgctggagaactttgCTCTTACATCCTCTCTGGGTAGGACTCTCACAGTCTTATCACTGATGTGGACTAGCCTCCTTTCTGCCTTACTCTTCTCTCCCCAGAGGGTGTTTTGTCCTTCTGACATGTGGATCACAGGCCCTGCATTCTTCTGCAGCCTGCTGTGTTTCTAGGGCTGGATGGTTGCACTGCCCTCTTCTCACAGGGAAGGATTGCAGTGAGCCTAATGCATTCCACCATGCTTGCCCTTCCCTAGTCTGATCACTGTGTCCAGATCCCTGGTACTTGTTTTGATCCCTTTCTTTAGCTGACATTTCCCAGGGCCTCCCTGTGCCACGAATCTCAGGCATTGTCATCATCACTATTTACCTGAATCATGGGCCTCTTTTCAGGACTCTTTTGCagtttttagagttttctatagatatcttttctttctgtttttgttccaGCATTGCTGATATGTAAAATGGTATATATTTGAGGCATAAAATGTGACCATTCGCTATATGTAAATATTGTGAATTAATTGTGAAATCAAGTTAATGAACACTTTCTCACCTGGTATAATCACTTTTTTTGTAATAGCACTTAAAATATACTTTCCTAGTAAATTATATGTGTAAAATATAGTATTAATTGGAGTTACAAGGttttacattagatcctcagaacttatttatcttataagtgaagttttatattttttgactGATAACTACCTATGTCCCCCTTTCCCTGACCCTCTCATTCTACTATTCTGCGTGTTCaacttttttcccaaaattttttttaaaattttatatgaggggggcagagagggagagaaacatcgatgtggaaaataaacatcaatctgttgcctctcacaagcaTCCAGCTGGcatcctggcccacaacccaggcatgtgccctgcctgggaatcaaaccccagACATACTGGTTTGTAgattggcactcagtccactgagtcacaccagccagggagagttCAACTTCTTTTTGTTTAGACTCCACTTCTAAATGatatacagtatttatctttctgtgactggattatttaatttagcataaggTTGTCCAGGTTCATTCAACTGGTCACATACAgcaggatttcttttctttttaaaatttttcttattttgttaaattctttttacttatttatttaaatttcagggGAGTTTCCTTTATTAAGGCTAAGTAGTATTCAAAAGGTGTGTGAGCAcatgtacatgtgcatgtgtgtgaagaaaaattttaatttggatGCAGTTCTACTCAGTTTTACATATCTTTTCCTCTgttacttttggtgtcatatccaaaaaaatctTTGACCAGGACACTATCAAGTTGCACCTGAATAACTCTTGTTAGTATTTCTGGTCAGGCAGGCTGAGCTATGATGGAATTTCTGAGCTGTTTTTAACCTAGAGAAGTGTTTATTTCTCCTACATTTTGGAAGGACAGCTTCCCAGAAGTATTCTTATTTGGCATTATTCTTCACTATTTTAAATGTATCACCCATCTCTCCAGGTGTGCAGTTTCTGCTGATAAATCCAGTTGTACCTCATTGAGGCTCTCTGTATGCaatgagtttcctttttttttttcagctttcaaaattctgtttttgatttttgaaagGTTCATTATAAAGTGTCTCAGTGAAGTCTCAGTGAAGATCTTTTTGTTTTGAACTTGTTTGTGGACATGTGAGCATCATGAACTTGGATGTCAACATCTCTCCTGATTTGGAAAGTTGTcagccattatttatttatttatttatttactttgtgggtttgttttttttttttagagagaaagggggaaggggaagagaagagagggagagaaatggtgATGTGAGAGAAAACCATTTATTTGTTGCATCTCTTATATGCCCCAAAGAATAACAAAACCAGCAACCTGAGCATGTGCCCTCACatggaatcaaacctgtgaacttcactttgcaggatgacacccaaccaacggAGACACAATGGTCAGGGCTCAgccattattttcttaaataagcttCCTggccctttctccctcacttctccttctggcactccccTATTGCCAATATTATTTCCCTTGATGACATCCCATAAATTATGTAGTCTTTTCcagtctcccccccccccccacgccccatgACTGGATGATTTGCAGTGACCTGATGCTTGGTCACATCACAGATTGTTCTCCTGCTTCAATAACTTGCAATTGACATCCtccattgtatttttcatttcattctttgtattttttggctcctgaattttttttgaactcctttaaaaatatttttttgtctctgaacTTGATGTGTTCATgtattgttttcttgattttcctgAATTGTCTCTCTGTGTTCTCTTGGACCTCAGTGAGCTTCTGTAAAACAGttattttggtttctttatcCAGAACTTTGTTGGCTTCACTTTGTGGAAACTTATGGTGCTGTTTTAGTGATACCATGGTTCCATGATTCTTTGTGCTGCTTATAGCCTTTTCTTGATGTCTTTCATTTCACAGATCAGTCACCCCTCCTGTCTTTAACTGCTTTTTTCTCGGTGTAGAAAGGTCTCCCCATTGGGTTGGTTGCAATGTCATTGGACTGCCTAGGTGTGGCAGTTTTGGCTCTGGGGAGGAACCAGCTATGTTACCACCGAGCAGCTGGGTGAGCTGAGGTCAGGAATGGCAAATATAGTAGAGAATCTCAATGCCAAGGCAGCAAGATGAACTCTCAGCTATCTAGTCATGATGAAGCTGTATATGGTGTCAACCAGGACTGTGTTCTGATCATACTAGAAACATTTTCCATTTAACAAGTGTTTTTGTCATGCCCACTTTGCTGACTAGCCCATTTTAGTACTTTGTCATCTGTATTCTCACTTTTAGCCCATAAAGAATCTCCACCTCTCTGGACTTCATATCTCACACATTCCTCTCATCCCTCCTTTTATTGGTCTATGACATCAGTCCACAATGTGCATCCTTACATTGGCCTTGAATGACAGCTACTCTACTGCAGTTGGTTTTTCCTGGGTTTGGACAAGTGCTTCTACATAGTCTCACATCACCAGCCATAAAGGTTTTACAGGAAATTTGgcagataaataaattttagaacatGCTTCTCTTCTTTGTGTTTTACATTACACTTGTGTCTTCTCTCTGGTGTAGTAATGATATCAGGAGCCATTTCATCAACAAGATTTTAACTCCCCTGATTGAAAACCATTGCATAGACTCATTCCTAAATGTGACAAATGCGCATCTGGATGACATTGCGCCATTCTTGTAGTCAACATGTACTTCaccatcatttatttatgttcagGTTGCTGCTCTGGACCAGAAGATGTAGAAGCCCTCTTTGAACAGAGTAGTTCTGTGGGAGTGTCACAGGCCAGCACCTCCAGAGCAGCTCTCTCTTCCCTGAAGACTCACTTCTGTCAGATTTGTGGTCCAGTCTTAAGAGACATATTCCAGTTGGCTGAGCACCAAGGAACACCACACAGCCAAAAAGTGTTCAGGTGTGGGGTGTGTAtgaaacaatttaattttagtgCAAACCTCCAAACGCACCAGAAACAGCACCTGGGAGAGAAACCCTTGAGAAGCAGTGTGGACAGGACCTTATTTGTGAAGAGCTATCAATTCCATATGTCAGAGAAGCCCTTTACCTGTGGTGAAGTTGGGAAGGACTTCCTGTCCACCTCAGAACATCTACAGCAGCAAACTACTCAGGCCAGGGAGGAGCCCGACAAAATTACCCAGAGTGGGGCAAcgttacaaaagagaaaaactcgTTCCACCCCGGGAGAATATAGAAAAGCCTTCAGCCACATAAATTCACATGCTCCAAGACAGGATGTTCACACTGGAAGACAGTGTTTTTTGTGCCATGAATGTGGGAAAGCATTCAGGTATCAGTTCTCATTAGTTGTTCACCAGAGGGTTCACACTGGTGAAAGACATCATGTGTGTAGCAAATATGGCAAGTCTTCTAGGCAAAACTCAACCCTCAGTCAGCATCAAAGAATTCATCGTGGGGCAAGGCAGTACACATGCTGCAAATGTGGGAAGTCCTTTAACCAAAAATTTGTCCACCTATATTCCAGGAGGAGTCATAATGGAAAAACGTATGACTTGTGCCATGAATGTGTACAATCTTGTAGTCGTAGATCCGTCCTTATTAAACAGACTACTCACTCTGGAGAACAGCATTATGAGTGCATGCAATGTGGGAAAGTCTTTAGACGAAAATTTTGCCTTATTGTGCATATGAGAATTCACTGTGGAGAAAAGCCTTATCAgtgtagtgaatgtgggaaatgtttTACCAATAGTTCTGTCTTTCATTATCATAAGAAAGTTCACACTGGAGCAAGGCCTTATCAGTGCAGTGACTGTGGGAAATCCTATTTCCGAAGGCATCACCTTCTTACacaccagagagttcacactggagaaaggccttatcagtgtaatgaatgtgggaaatgttTTACCACTAGCTCTGGCTTTTATTGTCATAAgaaagttcacactggagaaagaccTTATCAATGCCATGAATGCGGGAAATCTTTTGCATTTGCTTTCATtctcagtaatcatcagagagtACATACAGGAGAGAGACCTTAtcagtgcagtgaatgtggaaaatcctTTATTCAAAGACATCACCTTCTTTTGCACCagagagttcacacaggagaaaagccttatcagtgtagtgaatgtgggaaatgtttTACTACTAGCTCTGTGTTTCATTATCAtaagagagttcacactggagaaaggccttatcaGTGCAGTGAGTGTGGAAGATCTTTTGCATTTGGTTCCAATCTTAGGGCTCATCAGAGAGTACACACAGGAGAAAgaccttatgagtgcagtgactGTGGGAAATCCTTTTTCCGAAGGCATCACCTTCTTACACACCagagagttcacacaggagaaaggccttatcagtgcaatgaatgtgggaaatcttttgtATCTGGTTTTAGCCTCAGAAATCATGagagagttcacacaggagaaaagccttatgagtgcagtgtaTGTGGGGTATCTTTTACAACTAAGAGGAAACTTCGTTATCATCAGGAAGTTCATAGTGGAGAAGGGCCTCATGAGTGCCGTGAATGTGGAAAATCCTTTACCTCTCGGTACGCCCTCCGTGATCATCAGAGAAATCATACAAGCAAAAGGCCTTATGAATGTACTAAGTGTGGAAAGTCCTTTACATCAAATTCTAACCTCATTGCACACtggagagttcacactggagaaaagccttgtCAATGTACCGAATGTGGGAAAGCTTTTTCCTCTGGCTCTGGCCTCCGTTATCATCAAAGTGTCCACACTGGGTTAAGTCCTTATGAgtgtagtgaatgtgggaaatcttttccCAGGAGCTCAGCACTCATTCGACATCAAAGAACTCATACAGGTGAAAGGCCTTATGTGTGCAGTGATTGTGGGAAATCTTTCATCCAGAGAAATCACCTTCTTGTACACCAGCGAGTTCACACAAGATAAAGGCCTTATGATTGCAACAGAATGGTCAAAATCCTTTATGGATACTTCCCAGTTCAGTTAACACTGGGCAGTTCCCACTGGATTAAGGTATGTGAGTACAAAAATGTAGGAAATCCTTTAGCTATAAATCTCATTTTTCTTAACACCATAgactatatatttgaaagttgttttgTGGGTGTGGTAATGGTAGgaaatgttttaactttttttctggcGTTTGTTATTATCTGAGAATTCGCACAAGATGAGGCCCTCCTATAGCAAAGATCAAAATCTTTACTCATTCTTGACAGTCTTTTCACCACCATATAGTTCACccaggagaaaggccttataaCTACTTGAATGTAAGAAATCCTTAAAGGGTTTACCTTGTTATACCACAGAATTTACACTGgagaaagaacttacatgtgcAAGGGAAGATGCACTTTTGTTGTTCAGTATGGTGACACTGGAAGAAACCACGAGAAGTCATCCATCTGAATTCGTTCTCGTATATCCAGTTGTCCACATGTGGGAGCAGGTTGACGAGtagtttcttatatttatttgctACCTGTATATGTGATAATATGTCTGCtcattttttgccttttatgaGCTGTCATTTTGCTTTAACATTAGGACAATGAAGAAACATATGTATTGGAatgttactcattttttaatataagtgaATTCTTTGCTTAATAGATTGTTttcaatattagaaaaatgttaattttcctctttaaaatattttatttatttatttatttttagagactggggaaaggagggagaaagagaaacttcaatgtaggaaagaaacattgattggttacctctcacgctCCTAACCTtgaaccaggcctgcaacccaggcatgtgtcttgactgggatcAAACATACAGCCTTtaggtttacaggatgacaccaaacccactgagccacctcaatcagcactatttttttattcaacTTTTCTGTAATACATGTGTTGTTCAGTAATGTATGGTTTAATGTCCACATACTTATGAACTTTCTAGCTTTTATCCTCCTACTGGTTTGTAGTTTCAAACCCTTGTGTTCagataaaattcttaatttaatttcagtcttcttcaacttaagtgttttttttttaatttataagtattttaacaAAACCTAGGATTTCTCCTAGAGAATGTTTGCTGACCACTTGAGAATGTACATTCTTCTATAGATCGACAAAAGTGACCTATATATATTTACCAGGTCCATTTTCTATAAAgtgttcaaataaaaaaaaacctcttgttgaaATCAAATATCTTTTTAGTGGTTTTCTGTCTGGATTTTCTACTCAGACTTGAAAGATGAGTATTGGACTGTACTATTATTAATCCattggctttgttttttaaaaaattttacttatttttttttagagaggggaagggagggagaaaggagggaaacattgatgtgtagtGAAACATTGgtaacattgatcagttgcctcttatatgtgcaCCAACCGGGGACCGAACCCATTATCTAGACATGTGTCCTGATCGTGAATTGAACtcatgacttttcagtttgcaggatgatccCCAGCCTACTGAACTACATCAGTCAGGGCTTgttagttgtcattttttttaatcctcaccaaaggaaATGTTCCTTGACCCTAGAGAAAGatgagggacagggagagagacagaaaaacatcgacttgaaggagaaacattgattgtttacATCCTATTtacaccccaactgggggtcAAAGcaacaacctaggtatgtgcccagaccgggAATTGAAGTGTCAACCTTTTGttgtactggatgatgctcccATGAACTGAGCCATCAGGCCAGGGCTGTCTTTTCTATAGCCCAGTCTGttaatatttgctaaatataATTAGCTGCTTCTATGTTTGGTACATATACATTAAAATTGTGATATCTTCTTGATGaatcactttcttatttttttatttattcagcgAAAGAGAGTAACGTCAGTCTGTTATTTCAcctattattcatttattgattgattcttgtatatgccctgactaaGGATTCAACTCGCAACCTTGCTGTATTGGACTATGttctaagcaactgagccactggccaggacctgaatgaatttatcttttttttttgtctttttagagaTTTcagttagttatttttagagagaggagaagggagggagaaggagacagagaaaaacagcagtgggtgagaaatacatcaataggttgcctctcacatgccccccaactgggaacctggcctgcaacccagacatgtgccctgactgggaatcgaactgtcaacttttcagtttgcacACCAGCAATCattccacagaaccacaccagccaggccattttcatcattttttaaaaaataaaaataagaggggcagggagggcgtaagagggagagaaacatcaatgcatgagagacacattgatcagttgcc
This window encodes:
- the LOC114511604 gene encoding zinc finger protein 256-like, with the translated sequence MAAAALLRPAEASVTFEDVAVHFSWEEWRLLDEAQRHLYLDVMLENFALTSSLGCCSGPEDVEALFEQSSSVGVSQASTSRAALSSLKTHFCQICGPVLRDIFQLAEHQGTPHSQKVFRCGVCMKQFNFSANLQTHQKQHLGEKPLRSSVDRTLFVKSYQFHMSEKPFTCGEVGKDFLSTSEHLQQQTTQAREEPDKITQSGATLQKRKTRSTPGEYRKAFSHINSHAPRQDVHTGRQCFLCHECGKAFRYQFSLVVHQRVHTGERHHVCSKYGKSSRQNSTLSQHQRIHRGARQYTCCKCGKSFNQKFVHLYSRRSHNGKTYDLCHECVQSCSRRSVLIKQTTHSGEQHYECMQCGKVFRRKFCLIVHMRIHCGEKPYQCSECGKCFTNSSVFHYHKKVHTGARPYQCSDCGKSYFRRHHLLTHQRVHTGERPYQCNECGKCFTTSSGFYCHKKVHTGERPYQCHECGKSFAFAFILSNHQRVHTGERPYQCSECGKSFIQRHHLLLHQRVHTGEKPYQCSECGKCFTTSSVFHYHKRVHTGERPYQCSECGRSFAFGSNLRAHQRVHTGERPYECSDCGKSFFRRHHLLTHQRVHTGERPYQCNECGKSFVSGFSLRNHERVHTGEKPYECSVCGVSFTTKRKLRYHQEVHSGEGPHECRECGKSFTSRYALRDHQRNHTSKRPYECTKCGKSFTSNSNLIAHWRVHTGEKPCQCTECGKAFSSGSGLRYHQSVHTGLSPYECSECGKSFPRSSALIRHQRTHTGERPYVCSDCGKSFIQRNHLLVHQRVHTR